From a region of the Kaistia sp. 32K genome:
- the fabZ gene encoding 3-hydroxyacyl-ACP dehydratase FabZ: MTVTEETKELGSADIQKILELLPHRYPFLMVDRIVDIDRDESARGLKNVSFNEPHFQGHFPGHPVMPGVLILEGMAQTAGAICIANAAKDGPPRVVYLMTIDGAKFRRPVVPGDVLEYHVRKTRSRGAVWKFQCEGIVAGAKVAEAEISAMLIDQ, translated from the coding sequence ATGACCGTGACCGAAGAGACGAAAGAGCTCGGATCGGCTGATATCCAGAAGATCCTGGAGCTGTTGCCGCATCGCTATCCGTTCCTGATGGTCGATCGCATCGTCGACATCGACCGCGACGAGAGCGCCAGGGGACTGAAGAACGTCTCCTTCAATGAGCCGCATTTTCAGGGTCACTTCCCCGGCCATCCGGTGATGCCGGGCGTTCTGATCCTCGAGGGCATGGCGCAGACGGCCGGTGCGATCTGCATCGCCAACGCGGCCAAGGACGGCCCGCCGCGCGTCGTCTACCTGATGACGATCGACGGCGCGAAGTTCCGCAGGCCGGTGGTGCCGGGCGACGTGCTCGAATATCACGTCCGCAAGACGCGTTCGCGCGGTGCCGTCTGGAAATTCCAGTGCGAAGGCATCGTCGCCGGGGCCAAGGTCGCAGAGGCTGAGATCAGCGCCATGCTGATCGATCAGTGA
- the lpxD gene encoding UDP-3-O-(3-hydroxymyristoyl)glucosamine N-acyltransferase produces MADPVFFAPSGPMTLDDIVALTGARIANGIDGSRIIRGVAPLDQARAADLTFIDNPRYLPLLADTHAAACFCSPKQVASVPAGVAALEAAKPYEAYVAVQTKLYPTALRPALVYGAGIAPGAHVHETARLEAGVTVEPGAVVGAGAEIGSGTIIGPGAVIGAGVRIGRDSSIAAGATVTNALIGNRVILHPGVRVGQDGFGYLMGPKGHAKVPQIGRVVIQDDVEIGANTTVDRGANRDTVIGEGTKIDNQVQVGHNVVIGRHCVIVSMVALAGSVTLGDFVVLGGQVGVNGHVTIGSGAQVAATSSVKDDLAPGGRYGGTPARGIKEWFREEVALRRLAQREARTGHKDTQGD; encoded by the coding sequence ATGGCTGATCCCGTCTTTTTCGCGCCGTCAGGGCCGATGACCCTCGACGATATCGTTGCCCTGACCGGGGCGCGGATCGCCAACGGCATCGATGGATCCCGCATCATCCGCGGTGTCGCGCCGCTGGATCAGGCGCGCGCCGCCGATCTGACCTTCATCGACAATCCGCGCTATCTGCCCTTGCTCGCCGACACCCACGCGGCGGCGTGCTTCTGTTCGCCGAAGCAGGTTGCCTCCGTACCGGCCGGCGTCGCCGCGCTCGAAGCGGCCAAGCCTTACGAGGCTTATGTCGCGGTGCAGACGAAGCTCTATCCGACCGCGCTGCGGCCGGCGCTCGTCTATGGCGCGGGCATCGCGCCGGGCGCGCATGTGCATGAGACGGCTCGGCTCGAGGCCGGCGTCACGGTCGAGCCCGGCGCCGTCGTCGGCGCGGGCGCGGAGATTGGCTCCGGCACCATCATCGGGCCGGGCGCCGTCATCGGCGCCGGCGTCCGAATCGGTCGGGACAGTTCGATCGCCGCCGGAGCGACCGTCACCAACGCCTTGATCGGAAACAGGGTTATCCTGCATCCGGGCGTGCGCGTCGGCCAGGACGGCTTCGGCTATCTGATGGGTCCGAAGGGCCATGCCAAGGTGCCGCAGATCGGCCGCGTCGTCATCCAGGACGATGTCGAGATCGGCGCCAACACGACGGTCGACCGCGGCGCCAACCGCGACACGGTGATCGGCGAGGGCACCAAGATCGACAATCAGGTTCAGGTCGGACACAACGTCGTCATCGGCCGGCACTGCGTCATCGTCTCGATGGTCGCGCTCGCCGGCAGCGTCACGCTCGGCGATTTCGTCGTGCTCGGCGGCCAGGTCGGCGTCAACGGCCATGTGACGATCGGTTCCGGCGCCCAGGTCGCCGCGACCTCGAGCGTCAAGGACGACCTCGCTCCCGGCGGCCGCTATGGCGGCACCCCGGCGCGAGGCATCAAGGAATGGTTCCGCGAGGAGGTGGCCTTGCGCCGCCTCGCCCAGCGCGAAGCCAGGACAGGACACAAGGATACCCAGGGGGACTGA
- the rseP gene encoding RIP metalloprotease RseP has translation MDFLAPLGHFGSSTLGYLIPFLFVLTIVVFFHELGHFLVARWCGVRVKAFSIGFGPELIGFNDRRGTRWKISAIPLGGYVKFLGDEDAASTPSREAIAGMSDEDRKDTFFAKNVWQRAAIVAAGPIANFILAIVIFAGIFTIYGRETTSARVDQVVSGGAAETAGFKVGDLVLSIDGSPISSFNDLQRIVSASADEKLTIVVERDGGEVTLEATPQRREITDRFGNVHKIGQLGLSRSAAAADVKLERYSLPQAVWLGAQETWFIVDRTFDYIGGIFTGRESTEELGGPIRVAQVSGQVATLGVVALINLAAILSVSIGLLNLFPVPMLDGGHLLFYLFEIVRGKPLSPKAQDIGFRIGLAAVLMLMLFTTWNDIIHLSSL, from the coding sequence ATGGACTTTCTGGCTCCCCTGGGACATTTCGGATCGAGCACGCTCGGCTACCTGATCCCGTTCCTGTTCGTCCTGACGATCGTCGTGTTCTTTCACGAGCTCGGCCACTTCCTCGTCGCCCGCTGGTGCGGTGTGCGCGTCAAGGCGTTTTCCATCGGCTTCGGCCCGGAACTGATCGGCTTCAACGATCGCCGCGGCACGCGCTGGAAGATCTCCGCCATCCCGCTCGGCGGCTATGTGAAGTTCCTCGGCGATGAGGATGCGGCGAGCACGCCGAGCCGCGAGGCCATCGCCGGTATGTCGGACGAGGACCGCAAGGACACCTTCTTCGCCAAGAATGTTTGGCAGCGCGCGGCGATCGTCGCTGCCGGCCCGATCGCCAATTTCATCCTCGCGATCGTCATCTTCGCCGGCATCTTCACCATCTACGGGCGCGAGACCACTTCGGCGCGCGTCGACCAGGTCGTCTCCGGCGGCGCGGCCGAGACGGCCGGCTTCAAGGTGGGCGACCTCGTGCTGTCGATCGACGGCTCGCCGATCTCCTCCTTCAACGACCTGCAGCGCATCGTCAGCGCCAGCGCCGACGAGAAGCTCACCATCGTCGTCGAGCGCGACGGCGGCGAGGTCACGCTCGAGGCGACGCCGCAGCGCCGCGAGATCACCGATCGCTTCGGCAACGTCCACAAGATCGGCCAGCTCGGTCTGTCGCGCAGCGCCGCCGCCGCGGATGTGAAGCTCGAGCGCTACTCGCTGCCGCAGGCCGTCTGGCTCGGCGCGCAGGAGACGTGGTTCATCGTCGACCGCACCTTCGACTATATCGGCGGCATCTTCACCGGCCGCGAATCGACGGAAGAGCTGGGCGGACCGATTCGGGTGGCGCAGGTCTCGGGGCAGGTCGCGACGCTCGGCGTCGTGGCGCTGATCAACCTGGCGGCGATTCTCTCGGTCTCGATCGGCCTTCTGAACCTGTTCCCGGTGCCGATGCTCGATGGCGGGCACCTGCTTTTCTATCTGTTCGAGATCGTCCGCGGTAAGCCGCTTAGCCCCAAGGCCCAGGACATCGGATTCCGCATCGGCCTGGCGGCCGTGCTGATGCTGATGCTCTTCACAACCTGGAACGATATCATCCACTTGAGCTCTTTGTGA
- the lpxA gene encoding acyl-ACP--UDP-N-acetylglucosamine O-acyltransferase, with product MSNIHPTAVIEDGARLGADVRVGAFSLIGRDVVLGDGVVVQNHVSITARTTVGEGTTIHPFASIGGNPQSVHYKGEPGLVTIGKNCVIRENVTISIGSVGERRETRIGDRCFLMTGVHIAHDCSLGNDVIMANCATLGGHVEIGNNVFLGGLCALHQFVRVGDQAIIGGLCPIWHDVIPFGAVREGAEGLGGLNIIGLKRRGFDRPQIQRLRAAYRDLFFGPGQLAERIETVADRYQDDANVMHVVSFIRQRGKRRLTVPRIVAAEHHDADA from the coding sequence ATGAGCAACATTCATCCCACTGCCGTCATCGAGGACGGCGCCCGTCTCGGCGCCGATGTCCGTGTCGGTGCATTTTCGCTGATCGGCCGCGACGTGGTTCTCGGCGACGGCGTCGTGGTCCAGAACCACGTGTCGATCACCGCCCGCACGACGGTGGGCGAGGGGACGACCATTCACCCCTTCGCCTCGATCGGCGGCAACCCGCAATCCGTCCACTACAAGGGCGAGCCGGGGCTGGTGACGATCGGCAAGAACTGCGTCATCCGCGAGAACGTCACGATCAGCATCGGCTCGGTCGGCGAGCGGCGCGAGACCAGGATCGGCGATCGCTGCTTCCTGATGACGGGCGTGCACATCGCGCATGACTGCTCGCTCGGCAACGACGTCATCATGGCGAATTGCGCCACGCTCGGCGGCCATGTCGAGATCGGCAACAACGTGTTCCTCGGCGGCCTCTGCGCGCTGCATCAGTTCGTGCGCGTCGGCGACCAAGCGATCATCGGCGGTCTCTGCCCGATCTGGCACGACGTGATCCCGTTCGGCGCCGTGCGCGAGGGCGCCGAAGGCCTCGGCGGCCTGAACATCATCGGCCTGAAGCGTCGCGGTTTCGACCGGCCGCAGATCCAGCGCCTGCGCGCCGCCTATCGCGACCTGTTCTTCGGGCCTGGCCAACTCGCCGAGCGCATCGAGACGGTCGCCGATCGCTACCAGGACGATGCCAACGTCATGCATGTCGTGAGCTTCATCCGCCAGCGCGGCAAGCGCCGCCTGACGGTGCCGCGCATCGTGGCGGCTGAACATCACGACGCGGACGCGTGA
- the bamA gene encoding outer membrane protein assembly factor BamA, whose protein sequence is MAVPVIAAQMSVIGASSAHADVVRNIVVQGNTRVDPETVRNYLSIQPGRNFGPAEINESVKALYATGLFSDVKITRQGNSLVVSVKENNIVGTVRFEGNKKLKKDMLQPIIETKSRGVLTQEKLDGDVERIKEAYRRNGRSEAGVSVTTTPRDNGRIDVTFKIDEGSRTGISSINFVGNKHFSSGRLRDVMTTKRTNITSWLSKRDLFDESRFEADQELIRRLYMRNGFADFRIVSAEANFNEATNRYDLVITVDEGPRYRFGTVNVDSSIPEVDAANLKGLVRTREGRVFNSTLIERTTEDLSTAIARKGYSFAQVRPRGDRNYENRTIDVTYLVDEGPRLYVERINVRGNTRTRDYVIRREFDLSEGDAFNRVIVDKAERRLKNLGYFKTVSVTTQPGSAPDKVVIDVNVEDQSTGSFQIGGGYTTDQGGGFIAQVSMTEKNFLGRGQYLKVSVGGGVDDRTANVSFTEPYFLGRRMSLGFDVFYNQSKETDFRAYNMDTYGGTIRLGLPITDDFNVQFNYKLVQRDVKSYGSQYAADFEPNSNLLETLYPLGTWVNSSVGYQLTYSTIDNINDPRDGTFVRFSQDFAGVGGDGQFVRSSIDARYYKELWPDSNIVGFLKGGAGNVTGFGGKDVAVLDNFYRGGETIRGFQSLGYGGRVQGNASDYAVGGKNYWNVTAEAQFPLPAFPEEFGLRGAVFADAGSLWGQDDLNGLNVQDSSLVRSSVGASIIWNSPFGLLRADFAEALTKADWDKTQVFRFSAGTQF, encoded by the coding sequence GTGGCCGTGCCGGTAATCGCCGCGCAGATGTCCGTCATTGGGGCAAGCTCGGCCCATGCCGACGTCGTGCGTAACATCGTCGTCCAGGGTAACACCCGCGTCGATCCCGAGACCGTCCGCAACTATCTGTCGATCCAGCCGGGCCGGAACTTCGGCCCCGCCGAGATCAACGAATCCGTCAAGGCGCTCTACGCGACCGGGCTGTTCTCGGACGTGAAGATCACGCGGCAGGGCAATTCGCTCGTCGTCAGCGTCAAGGAAAACAACATCGTCGGCACCGTCCGCTTCGAGGGCAACAAGAAGCTCAAGAAGGACATGCTGCAGCCGATCATCGAGACGAAGTCTCGCGGCGTGCTGACGCAGGAAAAGCTTGATGGCGACGTCGAGCGCATCAAGGAAGCCTATCGCCGCAACGGCCGTTCCGAGGCTGGCGTCTCGGTCACGACGACGCCGCGCGACAACGGCCGCATCGACGTCACCTTCAAGATCGACGAAGGCTCGCGCACCGGCATTTCGAGCATCAATTTCGTCGGCAACAAGCACTTCTCCAGCGGTCGCCTGCGCGACGTGATGACGACCAAGCGGACGAACATCACCAGCTGGCTGTCCAAGCGCGACCTGTTCGACGAGTCGCGCTTCGAGGCGGACCAGGAGCTGATCCGTCGCCTCTACATGCGCAACGGCTTCGCCGATTTCCGCATCGTCTCGGCCGAGGCCAACTTCAACGAGGCCACCAACCGCTACGATCTGGTCATCACGGTCGACGAGGGTCCGCGCTACCGCTTCGGCACCGTCAATGTCGATTCGTCGATCCCCGAGGTCGATGCCGCCAATCTGAAGGGCCTGGTCCGCACCCGCGAGGGTCGCGTGTTCAACTCGACCCTGATCGAGCGCACGACCGAGGATCTCAGCACGGCAATCGCGCGCAAGGGCTATTCCTTCGCGCAGGTTCGTCCGCGCGGCGATCGCAACTACGAGAACCGCACGATCGACGTCACCTATCTGGTCGACGAAGGTCCGCGCCTCTATGTCGAGCGCATCAACGTTCGCGGCAACACCCGCACGCGTGACTACGTCATCCGTCGCGAGTTCGACCTGTCCGAAGGCGATGCGTTCAACCGCGTCATCGTCGACAAGGCCGAGCGTCGCCTGAAGAATCTCGGCTACTTCAAGACGGTCTCGGTGACGACCCAGCCGGGCAGCGCGCCCGACAAGGTCGTGATCGACGTCAACGTCGAAGACCAGTCGACCGGTTCGTTCCAGATCGGCGGCGGCTACACCACCGATCAGGGCGGCGGCTTCATCGCCCAGGTGTCGATGACCGAGAAGAACTTCCTCGGCCGCGGCCAGTACCTGAAGGTTTCGGTCGGCGGTGGCGTCGACGATCGTACGGCGAACGTCTCGTTCACCGAGCCGTACTTCCTCGGCCGCCGCATGTCGCTCGGCTTCGACGTGTTCTACAACCAGTCGAAGGAAACCGACTTCCGCGCCTACAACATGGACACCTATGGCGGCACCATCCGCCTGGGCCTGCCCATCACCGACGACTTCAACGTCCAGTTCAACTACAAGCTGGTTCAGCGCGACGTGAAGTCGTATGGCAGCCAGTACGCAGCGGACTTCGAGCCGAACAGCAACCTGCTCGAGACGCTCTATCCGCTCGGAACGTGGGTCAACTCGTCGGTCGGTTACCAGCTGACCTATTCGACGATCGACAACATCAACGATCCGCGCGACGGCACCTTCGTCCGCTTCTCGCAGGACTTCGCGGGTGTCGGCGGCGACGGCCAGTTCGTCCGCAGCTCGATCGATGCGCGCTACTACAAGGAACTGTGGCCGGATTCGAACATCGTCGGCTTCCTGAAGGGCGGCGCCGGCAACGTCACCGGCTTCGGCGGCAAGGACGTCGCGGTTCTCGACAACTTCTACCGCGGCGGCGAGACGATCCGCGGCTTCCAGTCGCTCGGTTATGGTGGTCGCGTGCAGGGCAACGCCAGCGATTACGCGGTCGGCGGCAAGAACTACTGGAATGTCACGGCGGAAGCGCAGTTCCCGCTGCCGGCCTTCCCGGAAGAGTTTGGCCTGCGCGGCGCTGTCTTCGCCGATGCCGGTTCGCTCTGGGGTCAGGACGATCTCAACGGCCTCAACGTGCAGGACAGCTCGCTCGTCCGTTCGTCGGTCGGTGCGTCGATCATCTGGAACTCGCCGTTCGGTCTGCTCCGCGCGGACTTCGCCGAGGCGCTTACCAAGGCGGACTGGGACAAGACCCAGGTGTTCCGCTTCAGCGCTGGCACGCAGTTCTGA
- the dxr gene encoding 1-deoxy-D-xylulose-5-phosphate reductoisomerase, which yields MVRSPAIAAGWARADKARRTISVFGATGSVGRSTADVIQQHGDAFAVEVVTAQSRVDELAEMAVRLGARLAVIGDPERYEALRERLAGTGIDVAAGPAAIIEAASRPVDLVVAAIVGAAGLEPTLAAIEAGADIVLANKECLVCAGALFNRRAAAANVRILPADSEHNAIFQSLEAANVGAIERITVTASGGPFRTATLEEMRRATPAQALKHPRWSMGPKISIDSATLMNKGLELIEAHHLFGIESARLDVLVHPQSVVHGFVTYADGSTVAQLGAADMRIPISHCLSWPKRVAIATPRLDLATVGTLTFEKPDLERFPALSIARHALESGDWATNIVNAANEIAVEAFLAGAIEFLEIAATVEAVLERAVATVGGTEFATVDTVLALDAEGRRLAGELIEFRGRRAS from the coding sequence ATGGTGAGAAGCCCCGCCATCGCGGCCGGTTGGGCGCGCGCGGACAAGGCCCGGCGCACGATCTCCGTCTTCGGCGCCACAGGATCGGTCGGTCGCAGCACGGCCGACGTCATCCAGCAGCATGGCGATGCGTTCGCCGTCGAGGTCGTGACGGCGCAGAGCCGGGTCGACGAGCTGGCCGAGATGGCGGTCCGGCTTGGCGCCAGGCTCGCCGTGATCGGCGACCCCGAGCGCTATGAGGCGCTGCGCGAACGTCTCGCCGGCACCGGAATCGACGTCGCGGCAGGCCCGGCGGCGATCATCGAGGCGGCCTCGCGGCCGGTCGATCTGGTCGTCGCGGCGATCGTCGGCGCGGCGGGGCTGGAGCCGACGCTCGCGGCGATCGAGGCGGGCGCCGACATCGTGCTCGCCAACAAGGAATGCCTGGTCTGTGCCGGCGCGCTGTTCAACCGCCGCGCCGCCGCGGCCAATGTCCGCATCCTGCCGGCCGATTCCGAGCACAACGCCATTTTCCAGTCGCTCGAGGCGGCGAATGTCGGCGCGATCGAGCGGATCACCGTCACCGCGTCGGGCGGTCCGTTCCGGACTGCGACGCTGGAGGAAATGCGGCGCGCCACCCCGGCGCAGGCGCTCAAGCATCCCCGCTGGTCGATGGGGCCGAAGATCTCGATCGATTCGGCGACACTGATGAACAAGGGCCTCGAACTGATCGAGGCGCATCACCTCTTCGGCATCGAATCGGCCCGGCTCGACGTGCTGGTGCACCCGCAATCGGTCGTGCACGGCTTCGTCACCTATGCCGACGGCTCGACCGTCGCCCAGCTCGGCGCCGCCGACATGCGCATCCCGATTTCGCACTGCCTGAGCTGGCCGAAGCGTGTCGCGATCGCAACGCCGCGCCTCGATCTCGCAACCGTTGGTACGCTAACCTTCGAAAAGCCGGATTTGGAGCGTTTTCCAGCACTGTCGATCGCGCGTCATGCGCTCGAAAGTGGGGACTGGGCCACCAATATAGTGAATGCGGCCAACGAGATCGCCGTCGAGGCGTTTCTGGCGGGCGCGATCGAGTTTCTCGAGATCGCGGCGACCGTCGAGGCTGTGCTCGAGCGGGCGGTGGCAACCGTCGGCGGAACCGAATTCGCGACGGTCGACACCGTCCTGGCGCTGGACGCCGAAGGCCGGCGGCTCGCCGGCGAACTGATTGAATTCCGGGGCAGACGCGCCAGTTGA